A genomic segment from uncultured Desulfuromonas sp. encodes:
- a CDS encoding sigma-54 dependent transcriptional regulator: MDKILIVDDEAFIRENLERILGEDGYHLFGSEDPHSALQIAEQEEIDLVLLDLNLGAASGLDVLDRLQAIDPDILVIIITGYGTVESAVQALKMGAYDYIKKPFKSDAIRLIVKLALERRSLQREIRRLRRRSETDLLEQANMVGISQQLLEVVHQVEDVAQHDTATVLISGESGTGKELVARAIHNLSSRQRQPFIEVNCGSLPFNLLETELFGHEKGAFTDAHTRKIGLFEEANGGTLFLDEIGEMDMALQVKLLRVLEDRKIRRLGGNRNIDIDVRVIAATNCELTEAIQGKTFREDLFYRLNVFPITMPPLRERRDDIPLLLDHFLKRYSREFNRPVREVSAEALGLLSRYHWPGNVRELRNMVERICIMHRNEVITPEMLPIEVRGKAPQQTAELNWVLPPQGTCLESVVEELEKDLIRQALDMTAGNVAKTARLLNLARGTLRYKLEKYHLLDDPS; the protein is encoded by the coding sequence ATGGATAAAATTCTCATTGTCGATGATGAAGCGTTTATTCGCGAGAATCTTGAGCGGATTCTTGGTGAAGACGGTTACCACCTGTTTGGCAGTGAAGATCCTCACTCCGCTCTGCAGATTGCGGAACAGGAAGAGATCGATCTGGTTCTGCTCGATCTGAACCTCGGAGCGGCCAGTGGTCTGGATGTCCTGGACCGGTTGCAGGCGATCGATCCCGACATTCTCGTCATTATCATCACCGGCTATGGCACGGTGGAGAGTGCGGTTCAGGCCTTGAAGATGGGCGCTTATGATTACATCAAGAAACCGTTCAAATCCGATGCCATCCGTTTAATCGTCAAGCTGGCTCTTGAACGGCGCAGCCTGCAGCGGGAGATTCGCCGTTTGCGCAGGCGTTCGGAAACCGATCTGTTGGAACAGGCCAACATGGTCGGCATCAGCCAGCAGCTTCTTGAAGTGGTGCATCAGGTGGAAGATGTGGCCCAACATGATACGGCGACCGTGTTGATCAGCGGCGAAAGTGGCACCGGGAAAGAGCTGGTAGCGCGGGCTATTCATAATTTGTCCTCCCGCCAGCGTCAGCCTTTTATCGAAGTCAATTGTGGATCTCTGCCGTTTAACTTGCTGGAGACGGAATTGTTTGGCCATGAAAAGGGTGCGTTTACCGATGCCCACACCCGTAAGATCGGTCTGTTTGAGGAGGCCAACGGCGGCACGTTGTTTCTCGATGAGATTGGCGAAATGGACATGGCGCTGCAGGTCAAATTACTGAGGGTGCTGGAAGATCGCAAGATTCGGCGACTGGGAGGCAATCGCAATATTGATATTGATGTGCGGGTGATCGCCGCGACCAATTGTGAGCTGACCGAGGCGATTCAGGGGAAAACATTTCGTGAAGATCTGTTTTACCGGCTCAATGTCTTTCCCATCACCATGCCGCCGCTACGAGAACGGCGCGATGATATCCCGCTGTTGCTCGATCATTTTCTCAAGCGCTACAGCCGCGAGTTCAATCGTCCTGTCCGGGAAGTTTCCGCTGAAGCGCTGGGACTGCTTAGCCGCTACCATTGGCCCGGCAATGTGCGCGAGTTGCGCAATATGGTGGAACGTATCTGTATTATGCATCGCAATGAGGTGATCACTCCGGAGATGTTGCCGATTGAAGTGCGGGGGAAAGCGCCGCAGCAAACTGCAGAGTTAAACTGGGTATTACCCCCGCAAGGGACCTGTCTGGAATCTGTCGTCGAAGAACTGGAAAAAGATCTGATTCGTCAGGCGCTCGACATGACGGCGGGGAATGTCGCCAAAACAGCCCGTCTGCTCAATTTGGCCCGTGGCACCTTACGCTATAAGCTGGAGAAATATCATTTGCTCGATGATCCTTCCTGA
- a CDS encoding pitrilysin family protein: MKKLRSAVIPRAFFLILLGFLCCLEIPASADDSLADKVEQFTLANGLTLLVAERHDSPTFTAYMTIGVGSVNEVGDNRGVAHLLEHMRFKGTRQIGTRDFAAEKPLLDKIEQTAEQLERLEQQTDGDDTRKQALQNVLQDLQQQHRDLVVKDEFSQIYARHGGVGFNAFTGKDLTSYLISLPSNKLELWMSLEADRMQNTVLREFYTERDVVREERRRSYESRPDGMMYEALLATAFQVHPYRHPVIGWTSDIEHLTLAETADFLHRYYAPINTVIAIVGDVDAAQTYQMVQRYFGAIAPGEKIPPVTAVEPPQQGERRTEVRFDAEPQLLVAFHKPTLPSRDDYAFDLLGQLLTEGPTSRLYRSLVLEQQLATKVDCFSAPGARYDNLFVVSLTPRSPHSTAELEQALYRELEQLKAQPVSDEELTPVRKRLRADRLRYLRSNNGLANMLTRFQVVAGDWRYLVDYDQNVAGIGGEELQQVAQRWLTKDNRTVITLVQEAGDEAL; the protein is encoded by the coding sequence ATGAAAAAATTGCGTTCTGCCGTTATCCCTCGTGCTTTTTTTCTTATTTTGCTTGGATTCCTTTGTTGTCTTGAGATCCCTGCATCGGCGGATGATTCTCTGGCTGATAAAGTTGAGCAGTTTACCTTGGCAAACGGTCTGACTCTTCTGGTGGCTGAGCGTCATGATTCGCCAACGTTTACCGCTTACATGACCATCGGGGTGGGGTCCGTCAATGAGGTGGGGGATAATCGCGGCGTTGCCCATCTCCTTGAACATATGCGTTTTAAAGGGACCCGGCAGATTGGGACCAGGGATTTTGCTGCTGAAAAACCATTGCTGGACAAAATTGAGCAAACCGCAGAACAGTTGGAGCGCCTTGAGCAACAAACCGATGGCGACGATACGCGCAAGCAGGCTCTGCAGAACGTATTACAGGATCTGCAGCAACAGCATCGCGACCTGGTGGTCAAGGATGAGTTCTCACAGATTTACGCGCGTCATGGTGGCGTGGGCTTTAACGCTTTTACCGGCAAGGACCTGACCAGTTATCTGATCTCACTGCCAAGCAACAAACTTGAATTGTGGATGTCTCTGGAAGCCGACCGGATGCAAAATACCGTGTTGCGAGAATTCTATACCGAGCGTGATGTGGTGCGTGAAGAGCGGCGTCGCTCCTACGAAAGTCGGCCAGATGGCATGATGTACGAGGCGTTGCTGGCAACGGCGTTTCAGGTGCATCCTTATCGCCATCCGGTGATTGGCTGGACCTCGGATATCGAGCATCTGACGTTGGCCGAGACTGCGGATTTTCTCCACCGTTACTACGCGCCGATCAATACGGTGATCGCTATCGTCGGTGATGTCGATGCGGCGCAGACCTATCAGATGGTTCAACGCTATTTTGGTGCGATTGCACCCGGAGAAAAAATCCCGCCGGTAACCGCTGTGGAGCCACCACAGCAAGGCGAGCGGCGCACCGAGGTGCGTTTTGATGCCGAGCCGCAGTTGCTTGTCGCGTTTCACAAGCCGACCTTGCCGTCGCGCGATGATTATGCCTTTGATCTGCTCGGTCAACTGCTTACGGAAGGGCCGACGTCCCGCTTATATCGTTCTCTGGTGCTGGAGCAGCAACTTGCCACGAAAGTCGACTGTTTCTCGGCTCCGGGTGCCCGTTATGACAATCTGTTCGTCGTTAGCCTGACGCCGCGTTCGCCTCACTCAACGGCGGAATTGGAACAGGCGTTGTATCGCGAGCTGGAGCAGTTGAAAGCGCAACCGGTCAGTGACGAGGAATTAACGCCGGTACGCAAGCGCCTGCGGGCGGATCGCCTGCGCTATCTGCGGAGCAATAACGGGCTGGCCAATATGTTGACCCGTTTCCAGGTGGTTGCCGGTGATTGGCGCTATCTGGTCGATTATGATCAAAACGTCGCCGGAATCGGAGGCGAAGAGCTGCAACAGGTTGCCCAACGCTGGTTGACCAAAGACAACCGTACCGTCATTACTCTGGTGCAGGAGGCTGGTGATGAAGCATTGTAG
- a CDS encoding ATP-binding protein, whose protein sequence is MITLTLHRKILLAFLLLALVPLVLLIISASRSLDSVESLVRENATQALDQQAAQALSLRAQHVAMQVADFLSRVEADVDTLALLPVDIELYQQFYHDHQRALWQGGGQDGRRREVLVPLYVQLMFVGTDGRERIHLAQGHPAALRDHLPDGDADLLIDDFFAQTQQLQGDAVLVSPLIGRHVSREQQLAGQDYRGLIRFSRKVYTVQGEELGLVMLALDHRHLMEFTRHISTGEEPFVLDARYGEGNYAFMFDRQGWMIAHPKFWDIRGYDATGQWVEAFRGTAVHPDDGSRAYNLFQAGAIHENYPLVAQQVLEGHSGIADVTNVGGARKVMAFAPIFYQPRGILDQPVWGGVTIGAEVANFHRAAVATSTDIRTRFNRFWRQGWGLIASTLLLLLIAAHLLSRGISSPLHRLIVGARDLAQGRFAEPLDVQGHDEVAALTEAFNHMVEELHQRRERLGQSLQALRRSRSEIRLERNFTQTVMENIDTGIMTVDESNCVTSMNQAAQKILDLEDRALNRPLAKVFGGYPEISHSLVTVGLSDEVKNGWSRYYECQRHGRTMTFRLALFPLTPSADNGLILTVEDLTERAQMRNRMARMDRLASLGRLAAGLAHEIRNPLTGISLLLDDLHDRLLHTPKDQELIRRALEEMERLEGLVGDLLKFSRVSASECRPGQMRTVIERTLSLFEQGCERSGITLVRDFDDSLPLVALDEQRMQQALLNLLRNAQEAMPQGGTLTVSLRSHKSELCLQVADTGVGMDDEQRRLIFEPFFTCKKEGNGLGLAIVHNIIAEHDGRIEVTSTPGQGSCFELCFPHVPLQPDAVKEE, encoded by the coding sequence ATGATTACGCTGACCCTTCATCGCAAAATTCTGCTGGCATTTCTGCTTCTTGCTCTTGTTCCTTTGGTGCTGTTGATCATCAGTGCGTCGCGTAGCCTTGACAGTGTCGAAAGCCTGGTTCGGGAGAACGCAACACAGGCTCTGGACCAACAGGCTGCTCAGGCCTTGTCGTTACGTGCTCAGCATGTGGCCATGCAGGTGGCGGATTTTCTGAGCCGGGTGGAAGCGGATGTCGATACCCTGGCATTGTTGCCCGTTGATATTGAGCTCTATCAACAGTTCTATCACGATCATCAACGCGCTTTGTGGCAGGGGGGGGGACAGGATGGTCGGCGGCGGGAGGTCCTTGTCCCTCTGTATGTGCAATTGATGTTTGTCGGCACTGACGGACGCGAGCGTATTCATCTGGCTCAGGGGCACCCGGCGGCTCTGCGAGACCATCTCCCTGATGGGGACGCTGATCTGCTTATCGACGATTTTTTTGCCCAGACGCAACAGCTGCAAGGCGATGCCGTGTTGGTTTCCCCTTTGATCGGCCGTCACGTCAGCCGTGAACAGCAGTTGGCTGGACAAGACTATCGCGGACTGATCCGCTTTAGCCGCAAGGTTTATACGGTGCAGGGGGAAGAACTGGGCTTGGTGATGTTGGCCCTGGATCATCGTCATTTGATGGAATTCACGCGTCATATCAGTACCGGGGAAGAGCCATTTGTCCTCGATGCCCGCTATGGCGAAGGGAATTATGCCTTCATGTTTGATCGTCAGGGCTGGATGATTGCCCATCCCAAGTTTTGGGATATTCGCGGCTATGATGCTACCGGGCAGTGGGTCGAAGCCTTTCGGGGGACGGCGGTCCATCCCGATGACGGCAGCCGCGCATACAACCTGTTCCAGGCCGGAGCGATTCACGAGAACTATCCACTTGTGGCGCAACAGGTTTTGGAGGGGCACTCCGGAATTGCTGATGTGACCAATGTCGGTGGTGCGCGGAAAGTGATGGCTTTTGCGCCTATTTTTTATCAACCACGCGGGATTCTGGATCAGCCCGTCTGGGGCGGTGTGACAATTGGAGCCGAAGTCGCGAACTTCCACCGAGCGGCAGTGGCCACTTCGACCGACATTCGCACCCGGTTTAACCGCTTCTGGCGTCAAGGATGGGGCTTGATTGCGTCAACGTTGCTGCTGTTGCTTATTGCCGCTCATCTGTTGTCGCGAGGTATTTCCAGTCCGCTTCATCGTTTGATTGTCGGTGCGAGGGACCTGGCGCAAGGCCGCTTTGCGGAGCCCCTTGACGTGCAGGGCCATGATGAAGTGGCTGCGTTGACCGAAGCCTTTAATCACATGGTTGAGGAACTTCATCAGCGACGCGAGCGTCTCGGTCAGAGTTTGCAGGCGTTGCGTCGTTCTCGCAGTGAAATCAGACTGGAGCGGAATTTTACCCAGACCGTTATGGAAAATATCGATACTGGAATCATGACGGTTGATGAGTCGAACTGCGTCACCTCCATGAATCAGGCCGCACAGAAAATTCTTGATCTTGAAGATCGGGCGTTGAACAGGCCTCTGGCAAAAGTTTTTGGCGGCTATCCGGAAATTTCTCATTCTCTAGTAACGGTTGGTTTATCCGACGAAGTAAAAAACGGCTGGAGCCGTTACTATGAATGTCAACGACACGGGCGGACAATGACCTTTCGCCTGGCTCTTTTTCCGTTGACGCCGTCTGCAGACAATGGCTTGATCCTGACCGTTGAAGATCTCACCGAACGCGCCCAGATGCGGAATCGCATGGCGCGAATGGACCGTCTGGCGTCCCTTGGCCGTTTGGCCGCCGGTCTGGCCCATGAAATTCGCAATCCTTTAACCGGAATCAGTTTATTGCTGGACGATTTGCATGATCGTTTGTTACATACCCCCAAAGATCAGGAGTTGATTCGCCGGGCTCTCGAAGAGATGGAACGGCTGGAAGGCCTAGTTGGTGATCTGCTCAAATTCTCGCGGGTTTCGGCCAGCGAGTGTCGGCCCGGACAGATGCGTACGGTGATTGAGCGAACCCTGTCACTGTTTGAACAGGGCTGTGAACGCAGTGGCATCACTTTGGTTCGCGATTTTGATGACAGCCTGCCGCTGGTTGCTCTTGATGAGCAACGCATGCAGCAGGCCTTGCTCAACTTGCTGCGCAATGCCCAAGAGGCCATGCCTCAAGGTGGGACTCTGACGGTTTCATTGCGGTCTCACAAAAGCGAACTTTGTTTGCAGGTTGCCGATACCGGCGTCGGTATGGACGACGAACAGCGGCGTCTGATTTTTGAGCCTTTTTTCACCTGTAAAAAAGAGGGCAACGGCCTTGGTCTGGCCATTGTTCACAACATTATCGCTGAACATGATGGCCGTATTGAGGTAACCAGCACGCCGGGCCAGGGCAGTTGTTTTGAACTGTGTTTTCCCCACGTGCCCCTGCAGCCTGATGCTGTGAAGGAAGAATAA
- a CDS encoding AAA family ATPase, whose translation MCKKIFIAATGQHCGKTTISLSLMHLARKQYRRVGFIKPLGPKPIMYQGRLMDKDAALTAEVYDLQDDLDLMSPVVVQQGTTKQVLRGKLCAEAMREQILEAANALEQRCDFVIIEGAGHGGVGSVIGLNNAQIARMLDAPVVMVSGGGIGNVIDHVTLNLALFEREGADVRLLLANKLITEKREENLAFLRQAFIDQPLHVAGGFNYSPILANPTLGRISRLLKTPLQGDQDQYNRIIHNVQLGAASSQRVADLLQEATLLVVTSSRDELLVMLSSLYHLPEFRKKLAGLVIPGSTEMSRITKQILDDSGIPYLRISGTTAETFSAIKDDVSKITPQDDEKIHLIRTLSETELDFSTIDRCLHPITKNRKAVALA comes from the coding sequence ATGTGCAAAAAGATTTTTATCGCGGCGACAGGTCAACATTGCGGGAAAACTACCATCAGCCTGTCGCTGATGCATCTGGCTCGCAAGCAATACCGCCGCGTCGGCTTCATCAAGCCACTGGGACCTAAACCCATCATGTATCAGGGACGCCTGATGGATAAAGACGCCGCACTGACCGCTGAGGTTTACGACCTCCAGGACGACCTGGATCTTATGTCTCCCGTCGTCGTACAGCAGGGAACCACCAAGCAGGTTCTTCGCGGCAAACTTTGCGCAGAAGCAATGCGTGAGCAAATCCTCGAGGCGGCCAATGCGTTAGAGCAACGCTGTGATTTCGTCATTATTGAAGGCGCAGGACACGGCGGCGTCGGCTCTGTCATCGGACTGAACAACGCCCAGATCGCCCGCATGCTTGACGCACCGGTTGTCATGGTTTCAGGTGGCGGCATCGGCAATGTGATTGACCATGTCACTCTCAATCTCGCCCTGTTTGAGCGGGAAGGCGCTGACGTTCGCCTGCTACTGGCCAACAAATTGATCACGGAAAAACGGGAAGAAAATCTTGCTTTTCTGCGCCAGGCCTTTATTGATCAGCCTCTGCATGTCGCGGGTGGTTTTAATTATTCGCCCATATTGGCCAACCCGACCCTTGGTCGGATTTCACGCTTGCTGAAAACGCCACTTCAGGGAGACCAGGACCAGTACAATCGCATTATTCACAACGTGCAACTCGGTGCGGCATCATCACAACGGGTCGCTGATCTGCTCCAGGAAGCAACCCTGCTGGTAGTCACCAGCAGTCGCGACGAGCTGCTGGTTATGCTGTCATCCCTGTACCATCTGCCTGAATTCCGCAAAAAACTGGCAGGTCTGGTCATTCCCGGCAGCACGGAAATGTCGCGAATTACCAAACAGATTCTCGATGACAGTGGCATCCCTTATTTGCGCATTTCCGGCACAACGGCCGAGACATTCAGCGCAATCAAGGACGATGTTTCAAAAATCACCCCGCAGGACGATGAAAAGATTCATCTGATTCGGACATTATCAGAAACGGAACTCGATTTCTCAACCATTGACCGTTGTCTGCATCCGATCACAAAAAATCGCAAGGCCGTTGCTCTGGCCTGA